The Pseudomonas azadiae genome includes a window with the following:
- a CDS encoding FecR domain-containing protein, with amino-acid sequence MSTVDPRLVDQAIQWMITLRFNVADDASTAAFERWLHTSAEHQQVWQRVATMNDDFSQLPAQVGRHALRGARQRISRREGLKLLGLFAGAAGLTWLGRDYPPLPALMADYRTATGERRWVTLDDGSRILLNSASAFDTAFTSERRLVQLRQGEMLVSTGADNRPFWVQTRDGYLRALGTRLLVREEAQVTLLAVQQGEVAVFTSSHASNARQVLKPGEQVLFNRSGIRPAVANGLDPWAWSEGVITAQNMRLDDFLSELGRYRNGLLRCSEAVAGLRVSGTYQLDDTDQVLGLVAQSLKVNVTYRSRYWVTVSPRV; translated from the coding sequence ATGTCGACAGTTGACCCGCGCCTGGTGGACCAGGCTATCCAGTGGATGATCACGCTACGCTTCAACGTCGCCGACGATGCCAGCACCGCCGCGTTCGAGCGCTGGCTGCACACCAGCGCCGAACACCAGCAGGTATGGCAGCGGGTGGCGACGATGAATGACGATTTCAGCCAGTTGCCGGCCCAGGTCGGTCGACATGCGCTGCGCGGGGCGCGTCAACGCATCAGCCGTCGCGAAGGCTTGAAACTGCTGGGCCTGTTTGCCGGGGCCGCCGGCTTGACCTGGCTCGGCCGCGACTACCCCCCCCTGCCCGCCCTGATGGCCGACTACCGCACCGCGACCGGCGAGCGGCGCTGGGTGACGTTGGACGACGGCAGCCGGATCCTGCTCAACAGTGCCAGCGCCTTCGACACAGCCTTTACGTCCGAGCGGCGTCTGGTGCAGTTGCGCCAGGGTGAAATGCTGGTGAGCACCGGTGCCGACAACCGGCCGTTCTGGGTGCAGACCCGCGACGGTTACCTGCGCGCGCTCGGCACGCGTTTGCTGGTGCGCGAAGAAGCCCAAGTCACCCTCCTCGCGGTGCAACAAGGCGAAGTGGCGGTATTTACCAGCAGCCATGCCAGCAATGCGCGCCAAGTGCTCAAGCCCGGCGAACAGGTGCTGTTCAACCGCAGCGGCATTCGCCCGGCCGTCGCCAACGGCCTCGATCCCTGGGCCTGGAGCGAAGGCGTGATCACTGCGCAAAACATGCGCCTGGACGATTTCCTCAGCGAGCTGGGCCGCTATCGCAATGGCCTGCTGCGTTGCAGCGAGGCGGTAGCCGGATTGCGGGTGTCGGGCACTTATCAATTGGACGACACCGATCAAGTGCTGGGCCTGGTTGCGCAGTCACTCAAGGTCAATGTCACTTACCGCAGCCGCTATTGGGTGACGGTTTCACCCCGCGTGTGA
- a CDS encoding sigma-70 family RNA polymerase sigma factor, which produces MSSDHPLDHAAIGQLYHAHHSWLRGWLSRRTGCREHAADLAQETFVRLLNARKQQTLQQPRAYLSSIARSLMIDQYRRRELERAYLESLAYFPQVEIPSEEIRLLILDSLERIDRLLDQLKPRVREAFLLAQLDGLTCAQIALRLGVSKATVERDLSKALHACYRLRYVDS; this is translated from the coding sequence CAGCTGTATCACGCCCATCACTCCTGGCTGCGCGGCTGGTTGAGCCGGCGCACCGGTTGCCGTGAGCACGCTGCCGATCTGGCCCAGGAAACCTTCGTGCGCCTGCTCAACGCGCGCAAGCAGCAGACCTTGCAGCAGCCGCGTGCCTACCTGAGCAGCATCGCGCGCAGCCTGATGATCGACCAATACCGACGCCGTGAGCTGGAACGCGCTTACCTGGAGAGCCTCGCGTATTTCCCGCAAGTCGAAATACCGTCGGAAGAAATCCGGCTGCTGATCCTCGATAGCCTGGAGCGCATCGACCGCCTGCTCGATCAGCTCAAGCCACGGGTGCGCGAAGCTTTTTTGCTGGCGCAACTGGACGGCCTGACCTGCGCACAGATCGCCCTGCGCCTCGGCGTGTCCAAGGCCACGGTGGAACGTGACCTGTCCAAGGCGCTGCACGCCTGCTATCGGTTACGTTATGTCGACAGTTGA